A portion of the Toxoplasma gondii ME49 chromosome VIIb, whole genome shotgun sequence genome contains these proteins:
- a CDS encoding tat-binding family protein, putative (encoded by transcript TGME49_261010), translating to MSALAGPLRPPCATEGEDGPSSGLQTYYEQKIDNLQRVINAKTQDKRRLEAQRNELNAKVRELRDELQVLLEPGSYVGEVVKVMGRNKVLVKVNPEGKYVVDVAKNIDLSQCTVNTRVALLNDSYRLHKILPTKIDPLVSLMKVEKVPESTYEMVGGLEQQVKEVKEVIELPIKHPELFESLGISQPKGVLLYGPPGTGKTLLARAVAHHTDCTFIRVSGGELVQKYIGEGSRMVRELFVMAREHAPSIIFMDEIDSIGSQRTEGEHGDSEVQRTMMELLNQLDGFESTQNIKVIMCTNRIDILDDALLRPGRIDRKIEFPNPNVDARTEILKIHSRKMNLMRGIDMRKIAQEMNGSSGAEVKAVCTEAGMFALRERRMFVTQEDFEMAVAKVMKKDAEKNMSLRKLWK from the exons ATGTCTGCTCTCGCAGGACCTCTCCGGCCGCCATGTgcgacagaaggcgaagacggccCGAGCTCCGGACTTCAGACCTACTACGAGCAGAAAATCGATAACTTGCAGAGAGTCATCAACGCGAAAACACAAGACAAGCGACGTCTTGAGGCTCAGCGGAACGAACTGAACGCGAAAG TGCGAGAACTCCGCGATGAGCTCCAGGTGTTGCTCGAGCCTGGCAGCTATGTGGGCGAGGTTGTCAAGGTGATGGGCCGTAACAAAGTTCTTGTCAAG GTCAATCCGGAGGGCAAGTACGTTGTTGACGTCGCGAAGAACATTGACTTGTCTCAGTGCACAGTCAACACCCGTGTGGCACTGCTGAACGACAGCTACAGGCTCCACAAGATTCTTCCGACGAAAATCGACCCTTTGGTCTCTCTGatgaaagtggagaaagtACCGGAAAGCACCTACGAGATGGTCGGCGGCTTGGAGCAGCAAGTGAAGGAGGTGAAAGAAGTGATTGAACTGCCTATCAAGCATCCAGAGCTCTTCGAAAGCCTGGGCATCTCCCAGCCGAAG GGCGTTTTGCTGTACGGACCGCCGGGGACGGGGAAGACGCTGCTCGCTCGAGCGGTCGCTCACCATACAGACTGCACATTCATTCGCGTGAGTGGAGGCGAACTGGTGCAGAAGTACATTGGCGAAGGCAGTCGAATGGTGAGAGAGTTGTTCGTGATGGCCCGCGAACATGCGCCGAGCATCATCTTCATGGACGAAATCGACAGCATTGGAAGCCAGCGAACTGAGGGCGAACATGGCGACTCCGAGGTCCAACGCACCATGATGGAGCTGCTCAACCAACTCGACGGTTTCGAGTCCACGCAAAACATCAAG GTGATTATGTGCACGAACAGAATCGACATCCTCGACGACGCGCTCCTTCGCCCTGGACGCATCGACCGCAAAATCGAATTCCCGAACCCAAATGTCGAC GCGCGTACGGAGATTCTGAAGATTCACAGTCGGAAGATGAATTTGATGCGTGGAATCGACATGCGGAAAATTGCCCAGGAAATGAACGGATCGTCGGGAGCCGAAGTCAAG GCTGTCTGCACAGAAGCCGGAATGTTTGCGCTGAGAGAACGGCGTATGTTTGTTACACAAGAAGACTTTGAGATGGCTGTCGCGAAG GTTATGAAGAAGGATGCGGAGAAGAACATGTCACTCCGTAAATTGTGGAAGTAG